In Halococcus hamelinensis 100A6, a single genomic region encodes these proteins:
- a CDS encoding haloacid dehalogenase type II, translating into MTPPDVDALVFDVFGTVVDWRSGVIRDGEKLGAERDIDVDWAAFVDAWREEYQPSMDRVRDGEIPWRNLDALHRDSLETLLDRFGVEALTETDKEWLTGAWHRLDPWPDSLPGLRRLRSEYFVATLSNGHVRLLADMAKRAGIPWDLILSAELSGHYKPAEEAYLRAVELLDVAPDRVMMVAAHEMDLEAASEAGLRTAYVHRPLEWGPDEYRSTNEPPDSTAEIIADNFVDLAKILDV; encoded by the coding sequence ATGACACCGCCAGATGTCGATGCACTCGTCTTCGACGTTTTTGGAACGGTCGTGGACTGGCGAAGTGGGGTTATCCGTGACGGCGAGAAACTCGGCGCAGAACGAGACATCGATGTCGACTGGGCGGCCTTTGTGGATGCATGGCGCGAGGAATACCAACCGTCGATGGACCGGGTTCGCGACGGTGAGATCCCCTGGCGAAACCTCGACGCCCTCCATCGAGACTCGCTAGAGACACTCCTCGACCGATTTGGGGTCGAAGCACTCACTGAGACCGATAAGGAGTGGCTCACAGGCGCATGGCATCGTCTCGATCCATGGCCGGATTCGCTTCCAGGACTTCGCCGACTCCGTTCTGAATACTTCGTCGCGACGCTCTCGAACGGTCACGTCCGGTTGCTCGCGGATATGGCCAAGCGAGCGGGGATTCCCTGGGATCTGATCCTCTCAGCTGAACTCTCGGGGCACTACAAACCAGCCGAGGAAGCCTACCTGAGAGCGGTGGAGCTGCTAGATGTGGCACCTGACCGAGTCATGATGGTGGCTGCCCACGAGATGGATCTTGAAGCCGCCAGTGAAGCAGGACTCCGAACAGCGTACGTCCACCGACCACTGGAGTGGGGCCCAGACGAGTATCGGTCGACGAACGAACCTCCTGATTCAACGGCCGAGATCATCGCCGATAACTTCGTTGACCTCGCCAAGATTCTCGATGTATAA
- a CDS encoding SLC13 family permease: MLPAQLPPITAGMVVVFAITLLAFGLFATERVPVDVTALLVLVALMVLEPWTQISAEEGVAGFSNSATITVLAMFILSAGVSRTGAVQRLGARMAAFAGDSERRQLLSVISVAGLPSGVLNNTPIVAMLIPVVSDLAREGHTSPSKLLIPLSYASMVGGMLTLIGTSTNLIASDVSARLLGRPFSMFEFTGLGVIVFLTGAGYLLFVGHRLIPERISASEGLLAEYRMSEYLTEVVVTDNSPLVGRTIEAINETLPSDVAVIQILRNDREVERPDTETQIRNGDALIIRARPERLKRLVSTQGLSIAPIDVPETVLDGATNGAVADANDQGGATGTTHRSRTLVELVIPTGSSFVGERAAGTPLKREYDTDLLSIRRGSDLLHRRIEGLLLDRGDTLLVHAPTDTLEQMAADPNLIVAHEIPNKEYRTAKLPLAVGIVLSVVGLAALGVLDILVAALGGVVAMVFGGVLKPDELYDAVEWDVIFLLAGLIPLGTAFAETGAANLIGGLVAETAAYLPVLGVLWVFYVITALTTAVVSNAGSVVLLVPIGVATAAEIGANPFAFVLAVTFAASADFMTPIGYQTNLLVYGPGGYRFTDYTRVGAPLQVVLSIVTVLGIATLWGV; this comes from the coding sequence ATACTCCCCGCTCAACTTCCGCCAATCACCGCTGGAATGGTTGTCGTGTTCGCGATTACTCTTCTCGCATTTGGATTGTTCGCAACCGAGCGGGTTCCAGTCGATGTTACCGCACTACTTGTGTTGGTCGCGCTGATGGTGCTTGAACCCTGGACACAGATTTCCGCTGAAGAAGGCGTGGCGGGCTTTTCGAATAGTGCTACGATCACCGTACTCGCGATGTTCATTCTAAGCGCAGGGGTGAGCCGTACGGGCGCAGTCCAGCGTCTTGGCGCACGAATGGCAGCGTTCGCCGGCGATAGTGAACGACGACAGCTTCTCTCGGTGATATCGGTTGCTGGGCTGCCCTCAGGAGTTCTGAACAACACGCCGATCGTCGCCATGTTGATCCCCGTGGTTTCGGACCTCGCACGCGAAGGCCACACCTCGCCGTCAAAGCTCCTGATCCCGCTCTCATATGCATCGATGGTTGGTGGTATGCTCACGCTGATCGGGACCTCGACGAACCTCATTGCAAGCGATGTTTCGGCACGACTGCTTGGTCGACCATTTTCGATGTTCGAGTTTACAGGACTCGGAGTGATAGTCTTCCTCACCGGTGCTGGGTATCTCCTGTTTGTGGGTCATCGACTGATCCCCGAGCGAATCAGTGCTAGCGAAGGGCTGCTTGCAGAATATCGAATGAGTGAATACCTCACTGAGGTCGTAGTTACCGATAACTCCCCCCTTGTAGGACGCACGATCGAAGCCATCAACGAGACACTCCCCTCTGATGTCGCTGTAATTCAGATACTTCGCAACGATCGGGAAGTTGAGAGGCCCGATACCGAGACCCAGATAAGAAACGGCGATGCACTTATCATCCGTGCTCGTCCTGAACGTCTCAAGCGCCTTGTCTCTACACAGGGACTTTCGATTGCCCCGATAGATGTCCCCGAAACGGTCCTTGATGGAGCGACAAACGGGGCGGTTGCAGATGCGAACGATCAGGGAGGAGCCACCGGTACAACTCACCGTTCACGAACCCTGGTTGAACTCGTAATCCCGACTGGTTCGTCGTTCGTAGGCGAGCGGGCAGCTGGGACACCATTGAAACGCGAATACGATACCGACCTTCTATCGATTCGACGTGGAAGTGACCTCCTGCACCGCCGAATTGAGGGCCTCCTTCTCGATCGTGGGGATACTTTGCTTGTCCACGCGCCTACGGACACGCTCGAACAAATGGCAGCTGACCCGAATCTGATCGTCGCACACGAAATTCCCAATAAGGAGTATCGAACGGCAAAGCTTCCCCTTGCAGTCGGGATCGTGCTTAGTGTCGTAGGTCTTGCAGCGCTTGGCGTGCTCGACATCTTGGTTGCTGCGCTCGGTGGCGTGGTTGCGATGGTATTTGGAGGGGTACTCAAACCCGACGAACTCTACGATGCGGTTGAGTGGGACGTCATCTTCCTGCTCGCGGGGTTGATTCCGTTGGGAACTGCATTTGCCGAAACCGGGGCTGCAAATCTGATTGGCGGGTTGGTCGCCGAAACTGCCGCCTACCTTCCGGTACTCGGTGTACTCTGGGTATTCTACGTTATCACAGCGCTCACGACTGCGGTAGTGAGCAATGCCGGGAGCGTTGTGCTCCTCGTCCCGATAGGAGTGGCGACTGCCGCCGAAATCGGTGCGAATCCGTTTGCGTTCGTGCTCGCAGTAACGTTTGCGGCGAGTGCCGATTTCATGACGCCAATTGGCTATCAGACTAACTTGCTAGTGTACGGTCCTGGGGGCTACCGGTTTACTGATTATACTCGGGTTGGTGCACCGCTGCAGGTAGTGCTCTCGATCGTCACAGTCCTTGGGATCGCTACACTATGGGGAGTATAG